A section of the Rhodobacteraceae bacterium M382 genome encodes:
- a CDS encoding glutamine amidotransferase family protein, with protein MCGIVGLFLKDKTLEPKLGEMLTEMLITMTDRGPDSAGIAIYGADGDNSSKLTVQSDNADADFATLADDLSDAIGTPVGLRRNDTHAILDMPHDKLEEARAALANLRDGLRIMSAGDVIEIYKEVGLPKDVAARFNVSAMGGTHGIGHTRMATESAVTTEGAHPFSTGTDQCLVHNGSLSNHNSWRRKLKREGVRIESMNDTEVGAAYLTWKMQNGASLGEALESSIDDLDGFFNFVVGTKDGFGVVRDPIACKPAVMAETDQYVAFGSEYRALVNLPGIEDAKVWEPEPATVYFWNH; from the coding sequence ATGTGCGGGATTGTCGGTCTTTTTCTAAAAGACAAAACTCTTGAGCCAAAGCTGGGCGAAATGCTCACCGAAATGCTCATCACTATGACGGATCGTGGACCTGACAGTGCAGGCATTGCGATCTATGGTGCAGACGGCGACAACAGCTCTAAGCTGACTGTTCAGTCTGACAACGCAGATGCAGATTTTGCGACCTTGGCCGATGATCTGAGCGATGCGATTGGCACGCCTGTCGGTCTCCGTCGCAACGACACGCATGCCATCCTGGATATGCCGCACGACAAGCTGGAAGAGGCGCGCGCCGCTCTGGCGAATTTGCGCGACGGTCTGCGCATCATGTCCGCCGGTGACGTGATCGAGATCTACAAGGAAGTTGGTCTGCCCAAAGACGTGGCCGCCCGATTTAATGTGTCTGCAATGGGCGGTACCCACGGTATCGGTCATACCCGCATGGCGACAGAGTCCGCCGTGACAACCGAGGGTGCGCACCCGTTCTCGACAGGCACAGACCAGTGCCTGGTGCACAACGGATCACTCTCCAACCACAATTCGTGGCGTCGCAAGCTGAAGCGTGAAGGGGTTCGGATCGAATCCATGAACGATACCGAAGTGGGTGCCGCCTACCTGACCTGGAAGATGCAAAATGGTGCTTCTCTGGGCGAAGCCCTGGAAAGCTCGATCGACGATCTCGACGGCTTCTTCAACTTTGTTGTGGGTACCAAAGACGGCTTTGGCGTGGTCCGTGACCCGATCGCCTGCAAGCCGGCGGTCATGGCGGAAACCGACCAGTATGTGGCCTTCGGTTCCGAATACCGCGCACTGGTGAACCTGCCGGGCATCGAAGACGCCAAGGTCTGGGAGCCCGAACCCGCAACCGTTTACTTCTGGAACCACTAA
- a CDS encoding GXGXG domain-containing protein, giving the protein MQTYNLEADGLRGLNSTLHAQNENVTDENWDIINPKGSHAIACGLNAPINVTVNGSTGYYCAGMNQQATVHVKGSVGPGVAENMMSGMVIVEGDASQYAGATAHGGLLVIKGNASSRCGISMKGVDIVVHGNIGHMCAFMGQSGNLVVLGDAGDALGDSCYEARFFVRGSVKSLGADCIEKEMRPEHIEILKDLLARAGADAKPEEFKRYGSARQLYNFDVDNAQAY; this is encoded by the coding sequence ATGCAGACATACAATCTTGAAGCAGATGGCCTGCGCGGTCTGAATTCGACCCTGCACGCTCAGAATGAAAACGTCACTGACGAAAACTGGGACATCATCAACCCCAAGGGCAGCCATGCGATTGCCTGTGGTTTGAATGCCCCGATCAACGTGACCGTCAATGGATCGACCGGCTATTACTGTGCCGGCATGAACCAGCAGGCGACGGTACATGTCAAAGGGTCTGTTGGACCGGGTGTCGCGGAAAACATGATGTCCGGTATGGTCATCGTCGAAGGTGATGCCAGCCAATATGCCGGTGCAACCGCGCATGGTGGCCTGCTGGTCATCAAAGGCAACGCCAGTTCGCGTTGCGGGATTTCCATGAAGGGTGTCGACATTGTCGTACACGGCAACATCGGTCACATGTGTGCCTTTATGGGGCAATCCGGAAATCTGGTTGTTCTGGGTGATGCGGGTGATGCGCTGGGTGACTCCTGTTACGAAGCGCGCTTCTTTGTGCGCGGTTCGGTCAAGAGCCTCGGTGCGGACTGCATCGAAAAAGAGATGCGTCCCGAACATATCGAGATCCTCAAGGATTTGCTGGCCCGCGCCGGTGCCGACGCAAAACCCGAAGAGTTCAAGCGCTACGGGTCTGCCCGTCAGCTCTACAACTTTGATGTCGACAACGCGCAAGCCTACTAA
- a CDS encoding FMN-binding glutamate synthase family protein yields the protein MDNNSIPRTVPIQSSTFSNPINAEIRRAAATGIYDIRGGGAKRRVPHFDDLLFLGASVSRYPLEGYREKCDTSVTLGTRFAKKPIQLDIPITIAGMSFGALSGPAKEALGRGASAAGTSTTTGDGGMTPEERGHSTQLVYQYLPSRYGMNPDDLRKADAIEVVVGQGAKPGGGGMLLGQKISDRVAEMRTLPKGIDQRSACRHPDWTGPDDLEIKILELREITNWEVPIYVKVGGTRPYYDTALAVKAGADVVVLDGMQGGTAATQDVFIEHVGLPTLACIRPAVQALQDLGVHREVQLVISGGIRTGADVAKALALGADAVSIGTAAMVAIGDNDPKWEQEYQKLGSTTGAYDDWHEGLDPAGITTQTPELSQRLDPIDAGRRLRNYLKVMTLEAQTIARACGHNHLHNLEPEDLCALTMEAAAMAKVPLAGTDWYPGKAGF from the coding sequence ATGGATAACAACAGCATCCCACGCACGGTTCCGATCCAATCGAGCACGTTCTCGAACCCGATCAACGCGGAAATCCGCCGTGCCGCCGCAACTGGCATCTACGACATTCGCGGTGGCGGCGCTAAACGTCGCGTGCCGCACTTTGACGACCTTCTGTTTCTTGGCGCATCCGTTTCGCGCTACCCTCTCGAAGGGTATCGCGAAAAATGCGACACCAGCGTGACTTTGGGGACCCGGTTTGCCAAAAAGCCGATCCAACTGGACATCCCGATCACCATTGCAGGCATGAGCTTTGGTGCATTGTCCGGTCCAGCCAAGGAAGCCTTGGGCCGTGGTGCATCCGCAGCGGGCACATCGACCACCACCGGTGACGGTGGCATGACCCCCGAAGAGCGCGGCCACTCCACCCAACTGGTGTATCAGTACCTGCCCAGCCGTTATGGGATGAACCCGGACGACCTGCGCAAAGCCGACGCTATCGAAGTCGTGGTCGGCCAAGGTGCCAAACCCGGCGGTGGCGGTATGTTGCTGGGTCAGAAAATCTCTGACCGGGTTGCGGAAATGCGCACCCTTCCAAAAGGTATCGACCAGCGGTCGGCCTGTCGTCACCCCGACTGGACAGGTCCGGATGATCTGGAAATCAAAATCCTGGAATTGCGTGAAATCACCAACTGGGAAGTGCCGATCTATGTCAAAGTCGGTGGCACCCGTCCCTATTATGACACTGCACTGGCCGTAAAAGCAGGCGCAGACGTTGTGGTTCTGGATGGCATGCAGGGCGGCACGGCCGCAACCCAGGATGTGTTCATCGAACATGTGGGTTTGCCAACACTGGCATGTATCCGTCCCGCGGTGCAGGCATTGCAGGATCTGGGTGTGCACCGCGAGGTGCAGCTGGTTATTTCCGGCGGTATCCGTACAGGCGCTGACGTGGCCAAGGCGCTTGCCTTGGGTGCAGATGCGGTCTCGATCGGGACTGCGGCAATGGTTGCGATTGGTGACAACGACCCGAAATGGGAACAGGAATACCAGAAACTGGGCTCGACCACCGGTGCCTATGATGACTGGCACGAAGGTCTCGATCCTGCTGGGATCACCACCCAGACGCCGGAACTGTCGCAGCGTCTGGACCCGATTGATGCTGGACGCCGTTTGCGCAACTATCTCAAGGTGATGACGCTGGAAGCGCAGACCATTGCCCGCGCCTGTGGTCACAATCACCTGCACAACCTCGAACCCGAGGATCTGTGCGCGCTGACAATGGAAGCCGCTGCCATGGCCAAAGTTCCGCTTGCCGGCACTGATTGGTACCCGGGCAAAGCTGGTTTCTAA
- the glnT gene encoding type III glutamate--ammonia ligase — MALDLATFAEEKGIKYFMISFTDLFGGQRAKLVPARAIADMQEDGAGFAGFATWLDLTPAHPDMLAVPDPDAVIQLPWNKEIAWVPGNCVMEDEDVAQAPRNVLRRLIAEAAEEGLHVKTGIEAEFFLLTPDGEQISDEFDTAEKPCYDQQAMMRRLDVIREISDYMLELGWGAYQNDHEDANGQWEMNWDFDDALATADKHSFFKFMAKSVAEKHGFRATFMPKPVEGLTGNGCHAHISVWDAPGSDSKVNVFAAEKGEGQIAELGLSEQGGHFLGGIMKHASALAAITNPTVNSYKRINAPRTMSGATWAPNTVTWTGNNRTHMVRVPGAGRFELRLPDGAVNPYLLQAVIIAAGLSGIRSKADPGPRRDIDMYAEGHKITDAPKLPLNMLDAMRFYDEDEELKSMMGEEFSNAYLKMKQQEWNSFVNHFSRWEKDNTLDI, encoded by the coding sequence ATGGCTTTAGATCTGGCTACTTTCGCAGAAGAAAAAGGCATCAAGTATTTCATGATCTCCTTCACCGATCTGTTCGGTGGACAGCGGGCCAAATTGGTTCCCGCCCGGGCGATCGCGGATATGCAGGAAGATGGCGCAGGATTTGCCGGGTTTGCGACCTGGCTGGACCTGACACCAGCGCACCCCGACATGTTGGCCGTGCCGGATCCGGATGCGGTGATCCAGCTGCCTTGGAACAAGGAAATCGCCTGGGTTCCGGGCAATTGCGTGATGGAAGACGAAGACGTTGCTCAGGCACCGCGCAACGTATTGCGCCGCCTGATCGCCGAAGCCGCTGAAGAAGGGCTGCACGTCAAGACCGGCATCGAAGCCGAATTCTTCCTGCTGACTCCGGATGGAGAGCAGATTTCGGACGAATTCGATACGGCGGAAAAACCCTGCTATGACCAGCAGGCGATGATGCGCCGCTTGGACGTCATCCGCGAAATCAGCGACTATATGCTGGAACTTGGCTGGGGTGCGTATCAGAACGACCACGAAGACGCCAATGGCCAGTGGGAAATGAACTGGGATTTCGACGACGCCCTGGCGACCGCCGACAAGCACAGCTTCTTCAAATTCATGGCGAAGTCGGTAGCCGAAAAGCACGGCTTCCGCGCAACCTTTATGCCGAAACCTGTCGAAGGTTTGACCGGCAACGGGTGTCACGCGCATATTTCGGTCTGGGATGCGCCGGGTTCGGATTCTAAGGTCAATGTGTTTGCCGCTGAAAAGGGCGAAGGTCAGATTGCCGAACTGGGTCTGTCTGAACAGGGTGGACACTTCTTGGGTGGCATCATGAAACATGCCTCGGCTCTGGCAGCGATCACCAACCCCACCGTGAATTCCTACAAGCGGATCAACGCGCCGCGCACCATGTCTGGTGCCACCTGGGCTCCGAATACCGTGACGTGGACCGGCAACAACCGGACGCATATGGTTCGCGTGCCTGGTGCTGGTCGGTTCGAACTGCGCCTGCCCGATGGGGCGGTGAACCCTTATCTGCTGCAGGCGGTGATCATCGCTGCCGGTCTGTCGGGTATCCGGTCCAAGGCCGATCCTGGCCCGCGCCGCGACATCGACATGTACGCAGAGGGTCACAAGATCACCGACGCACCCAAGCTGCCGCTGAACATGCTGGACGCTATGCGCTTTTATGACGAAGACGAAGAGCTGAAGTCGATGATGGGCGAAGAATTCTCCAATGCCTATCTCAAAATGAAGCAGCAGGAGTGGAATTCCTTTGTGAACCATTTCTCGCGTTGGGAGAAAGACAACACTCTGGATATCTGA
- a CDS encoding formate--tetrahydrofolate ligase produces the protein MSYKSDIEIAREAQKKPIQEIGLKIGIGHEDLLPYGHDKAKVSQSFINSVQGNDDGKLILVTAINPTPAGEGKTTTTVGLGDGLNKIGKNAMICIREASLGPNFGMKGGAAGGGYAQVVPMEEMNLHFTGDFHAITSAHSLLSAMIDNHIYWGNECEIDTRRVAWRRVVDMNDRALRVITASLGGVSNGFPREAGFDITVASEVMAILCLANDLKDLEKRLGDIIVAYRRDKTPVYCRDIKAEGAMTVLLKDAMQPNLVQTLENNPAFVHGGPFANIAHGCNSVIATKTALKISDYVVTEAGFGADLGAEKFMNIKCRKAGIAPSAVVLVATVRAMKMNGGVAKADLGAENVEAVNAGCANLGRHIENIKSFGVPVVVAINHFVTDTDAEVAAVKAYAETHGVEAVLSRHWELGSEGSADLARKVVEIVDAGQANFAPIYPDEMSLFDKIDTIAKRIYRADEVLADNKIRNQLKEWEEAGYGNLPVCMAKTQYSFSTDPSLRGAPVGHSVPVREVRLSAGAGFIVAVCGEIMTMPGLPRKPASESIRLNDDGQIEGLF, from the coding sequence ATGAGCTATAAGAGCGACATTGAGATTGCGCGCGAGGCGCAGAAGAAGCCTATTCAGGAGATTGGTTTAAAGATCGGGATTGGGCATGAGGATTTGTTGCCTTATGGTCATGACAAGGCGAAGGTATCGCAGTCTTTCATCAACTCTGTTCAGGGCAATGATGATGGCAAGCTGATCCTGGTGACGGCGATCAACCCGACGCCTGCGGGCGAGGGCAAGACCACGACGACAGTTGGTCTGGGTGATGGTCTGAACAAGATCGGCAAGAACGCGATGATCTGTATTCGCGAGGCGTCCCTGGGTCCGAACTTTGGCATGAAGGGTGGTGCCGCAGGCGGTGGTTACGCTCAGGTTGTGCCGATGGAGGAGATGAACCTCCACTTTACCGGTGACTTCCACGCGATCACCTCGGCGCATTCTCTGCTGAGCGCGATGATCGACAACCACATCTATTGGGGCAACGAATGCGAGATCGACACCCGTCGCGTCGCATGGCGTCGTGTTGTCGACATGAACGACCGTGCCCTGCGGGTGATCACCGCGTCTTTGGGCGGCGTGTCCAACGGGTTCCCGCGCGAAGCCGGTTTTGACATCACTGTTGCGTCCGAAGTCATGGCGATCCTGTGCCTGGCCAACGACCTGAAAGACCTGGAAAAGCGTCTGGGCGACATCATCGTTGCCTATCGTCGTGACAAGACCCCGGTTTACTGCCGCGACATCAAGGCCGAAGGCGCGATGACCGTTCTGCTCAAGGACGCGATGCAGCCGAACCTGGTGCAGACCCTGGAAAACAACCCGGCGTTTGTACACGGCGGTCCGTTCGCCAACATCGCCCATGGCTGTAACTCGGTCATTGCCACCAAGACGGCGCTGAAAATCAGCGACTATGTGGTGACCGAAGCCGGTTTTGGTGCTGATCTGGGTGCTGAAAAGTTCATGAACATCAAATGCCGCAAGGCAGGCATCGCACCGTCCGCGGTTGTGCTGGTTGCCACCGTGCGCGCGATGAAGATGAACGGCGGCGTGGCCAAGGCCGATCTGGGCGCTGAAAACGTCGAGGCCGTGAACGCGGGCTGTGCCAACCTGGGCCGTCACATCGAGAACATCAAATCCTTTGGTGTGCCGGTTGTGGTTGCGATCAACCATTTTGTCACCGACACCGATGCCGAAGTTGCTGCGGTCAAAGCCTATGCCGAAACCCATGGTGTCGAGGCGGTTCTGTCGCGTCACTGGGAGCTGGGGTCCGAAGGGTCTGCTGATCTGGCGCGCAAAGTTGTTGAAATCGTTGATGCGGGTCAGGCCAATTTTGCCCCGATCTATCCCGATGAGATGTCTTTGTTCGACAAGATCGACACCATCGCCAAGCGGATCTACCGCGCGGACGAAGTGCTGGCCGACAACAAGATCCGCAACCAGCTGAAGGAATGGGAAGAGGCCGGATACGGCAATCTGCCGGTCTGCATGGCGAAAACCCAATATTCCTTCTCGACGGATCCGAGCTTGCGCGGTGCGCCTGTGGGCCATTCGGTTCCGGTGCGCGAAGTGCGCCTGAGCGCGGGTGCGGGCTTTATCGTTGCGGTCTGTGGTGAGATCATGACGATGCCGGGTCTGCCGCGCAAACCGGCGTCCGAAAGCATCCGCTTGAACGACGACGGCCAGATCGAAGGCTTGTTCTAA
- a CDS encoding chorismate mutase, translated as MGALRAQIDRLDGDLIAMLALRAGYIDRAIALKSDNGWPARIPDRVEEVVANARAAAETKGLDPDLVEDLWRRLVEWSIAREAQVIREV; from the coding sequence ATGGGTGCCTTGCGGGCGCAGATTGACCGGTTGGATGGCGATTTGATCGCGATGCTGGCGCTGCGGGCGGGCTATATTGACCGGGCGATTGCGCTCAAGTCCGACAATGGCTGGCCTGCGCGTATTCCGGATCGGGTCGAGGAAGTGGTCGCCAATGCCCGCGCCGCGGCAGAGACCAAAGGTCTGGACCCGGATCTGGTCGAAGATCTGTGGCGGCGGCTGGTGGAGTGGTCGATTGCCCGCGAGGCGCAGGTGATCCGGGAAGTCTGA